A stretch of DNA from Carassius carassius chromosome 22, fCarCar2.1, whole genome shotgun sequence:
ATTacaacatttaacaaaataatacctAAAAGTAGTTGTTCATTAACTCATTTTGGTTTACAAAATTTGGAAAGTCAGCATTTTGTCTTTCATACAATGCCAATTAAAAGTGTGTTAGTGCTAAACCAAAATTCTGCATTTTATATCCTAAAATTAATaagttaatacattttttgtaattaacCATTTTCTAAAAATAGAAACTCACCCTGTACCATATAATAAACGATATGATTTTAGATGCTTCACTGTATAATGCCTTTTCTGTATTTACAGGAGCTGGTGTTAACCCAGAGCAACATGTAATGGATGAGATGAGACCTGTAGAAGAGAGTCTTGCATCTGTCCCCAGTCCCAAGCAAACAGATGTAGATGACAGCAGCTGTACATCTAAAACCTTTACCTCTGTTGGAACACAGTGGGAAGACCACATCTTCGAGGAGCATTGTTATATTAAGAGACAACACAGTATAACTTATGTAAACCAGTCAACGCAGTGCGATACATTCAAGCCTCTAACTCTGATGAATGACTATGACTCAAATCTCTACACTGGGCTCCCTCTCCACACATTTCATACCCTTGTAGCTGTTCTGCGTCCCCATGAGAATCTGGCTTACCAGACTGAAATTGAACAGCAAATCTTGCTCACATTAATGAAGCTGAAATTAAACCTGTTGATAGAAGATCTTGCCATTCGATTCCATATATCAGTGAGTCAAGTGAGCAAGATAATTTCTTTTTGGATTGACACCATGGCTGCAGTCTTAAAGGAACTGATACCATGGCTCCCCAAAGAGACAATCAGGGCCACAACACCAGAGGCATACAAGCAACATTATCCCAATGTTACCTGTATCTTAGACTGCAGTGAAAGTGAAGTCCAAAGACCAGGGAACCTAGACTCAAGGTCTGAATCATACAGCCACTACTATGCTTGCAACACCATCAAGTATTTAGTGGCTATTGCACCATGTGGTCTAGTAATGTTTATATCTGCAGCATATGGGGGACGCTGTAGTGACAAATTCATCACGTGTGATTCTGGCATTCTCGAATACCTCCATCCAGGAGATGAAGTGATGGTGGACAGGGGTTTTTTGATTAGAGACTTGTTGTTTGAAAGAAAAGTCAATATGATAATTCCTCACTTTGCCAACAAAATGCAGCTAACAGAAGAAAAAGTCACATGTAGCCGCAGGATTGCAAATGTAAGGATACATGTTGAACGTGCAATTAGGAGACTGAAAGTATACAAGGTGTTATCACAAACCTTGCCTATCACCCTTATGCCAAAGATAGATAAAATTCTGCGTATATGTGCAGCTTTAGTGAATTTGCGTGGTGATCTAATCCGTGAAGCAgataattaagttattttaaaatgaaatgttgtcTTCTTCAACTCGctctcatgatttattttgaagaatgttggtaaccagacagttgataGTAATCAGACTtccatagtcttttttttttcactatgaagtcaatggttaccatcaactgtctggttaccaacattctccaaaataaatcattgttcaacagaagaaaaaaactataCAAGTTTGGACTGACATGAcggtgagaaaataatgacaagATTTTAATTTCTGGATTAACTTTTAATTTGATGCTCACACTGCTGCATTAgtcatgtacatatatgtatatatgtgtttaaTAACAATACTTGACATTTTAACTTCTCAAAAATCCATCTCAGTGTGTTTTCTGTTTCCTTGTgctatgtacatatatacactttaatctaatataaataaataacacgcaAGACTTTCTAAGTGCAAACCCTGTAAACAAGAAAATatcacatacataaaaaaaatgttaaaacttgCCTTGACACAATAAAAACTTTTTCTCCATGTCAACATCTGTACAGtttttaaaactgttaatatttGTTCACCAGTAGGTTAATCTTTTTTGACTATATGTAAGTATTTGTCATTCAGTTTGAATCGTCCAGCAGTGAATTCATCCACTACTCTAGGAAGCATCACTGAGAAGTAAAAGCCTCTTAGTCGAGTAACCTGGTCTGTTAAATACTCTGCATCGTATGGTACATTTATCAGAATGTGTTCCTTTGGAGACCAGACAAACAGTTTTGCCATTCTCAGCCCTGTACAAAACATGCCTAATTGTATCTGACTGTAGAAGCCCCTGACTCCGTTCTTCTGTAATTCAGGCTTGCCATCAACCATTTTGATATCACTATTATTTATAGTGAAATGATCTGCTAGAGAGGCGGTGTTGTTCTTGGGAACGGGACACTTTATTTCCAGTAGTTCCATACCATTTATTATGCCATCAGGGCTTGCAGACAGCCATGGTTCTGCCAGGCTGACCCTGATACCTGAGTGGGAGACCTGTAGACCTTTTTCTACAAGAAAGCTACAAGCTATTGCCTCTTTCTCATTTCCATACTTTGTAGCTGCATTACCTCGAAAGGTAGGAAAGAGATGCTCTCTCATGAATTTATCAGGATTTGTTGTTGCTCGCACTGGTACACTTTTAGCTGAACTAGCAGTGATCCTGGGCTGTCTTGCACTATGCCACACCTCTGACAAACTCTGATTTTGTGTTTGAATCTCCAATTCAGCTGCCTGGTCAAAGTTCAGTTCTATGTATTTGCTGTAAAATGCTTTACATTTACAGCAAGTCAAAGTCTCTCCATGTGGCTGGTGGACTTCTAAGCTCTCAGTGTCATCTCCTTCCACTGATACATTGGCAGTGTAGCATTTTTCCAAAAGActgttttttaattcaaaaagtGGTTTTGTGTCTGAAGAACTGACTCTCTCCCTGAAGTCTTGATGTGTGTCATAGCTTGGTGTAGATGGTAGCCTTTCTCCCTCCCTTGTTGAATTGGCACCATATACATCCTCAGCTTTGTGACGTCTAAAGGTCATCTGACTGATTCTTTTCTGTTCAAGGTTTCTTCTGGTTCCTGCATTCCATCTACACTGCTCATCAGTGCAAGATAGCCCTGTCATACCACTGACCACTGCATTTTGCACCTTTCAAAAACCAGAACATattgtttactttattattaaacaaagcaTCCCCATTAGCACTTTTTTAGAGCTAAACAATTTAGTTATAACTGAAATGTATAATTGGTTAAATACTGCTCTAAAAATACGTCTTTACATTGTATCACGTAGTCAGTGCTTGAAGTGGGCAGGTGTTTTGCCATATTATTACCCTCTAGTATTGTTAGGTTTGCGTTTAGCTACATTAGAAGTGttgctgtatttataaataccCACCTTCCACAACACAGCAGCAGCATGACTACAAGACCTGCCAGGACCAGCTACACAGGAGCATCCAGCTGTTTCCACTACTCCGTTATTTTGTAACATAACCCACGCGATGTGGTTTGGTTTATTAATAGCCTGACTCGGCTCTACCTCCGCTTTCAGTAATGTGAACTGCTGATGTTTATGGCAAAGAATTCGTCCAATTTTGTTACTGTGTAGATAACTATATGCTTTGGTACTTTTATAATTTCTAAGTTCCTCGCCATCCACACCCTCAGACAAAACAAGATAATTGAATATGTCAACATATGTGACTGCTGGCCATTGTTTCATATCATCAAACCAGGAGGTGGCGCTGGTCAACTTCGTAGGATGTGGAACAGACAAAGTTACATTGTTTACGGTTTTTGTTAAATAGACTTGACCATGCTGCCACCGCGAACTAATGTTGCCGTTGTTTGTTGACATTATGGCCGTTAAAAGTAAGTAAAACCGATTACAAATGTGGTTTCAGAGCGGTCCAAAATCTCTGTAACGGCTAATTAAACGCATCTAGTTGCGAACCGGAAGTTCGAAGCATCCTACATACGCGTACGCGCAAAGCATAATGGGTAATTTCGCGTTCCATGAAAAAGGTCTATAGAGAGAGAGTTGACAACTCCATTGATTCCAATGGAACGCTTTTTTTCAGTAATGGCGGCTCGTGGAGCCTCTCAATAGTTCCCGGAAGTAGCAGCAAACCGATGCCGcgccgtagagatgcagcagaacaaaccgtttgcgacgcacttttaaaaggtaagacgtttaaataatacggttgtaaattattagtacatcttaataacaataaactgtaagttaaaaccttctagtagattataactcattaaatgagtagatttaagggacgttatcagataactaacagattaggctaggattgtagctgaataaagttagtaacgaacaccctattaattgtaaaatctgttctcttaattcagtttcatccatcgtgtttggaattagagaaaaggagtctaaacgttttttttttaacgttACATAGCCTATTAGTTCAATATTAACGTTTGACCGCGTGTGACAGCGGTAACTGGAAGTGGTAAAATGAGGTTATAAAGTTTTTTCCTTATTACACGTATTGAATAATTAAAttacttaataataaaatgcaccctattgatataaatttagagtgaattgagtttgcaaaaacatgggtggagtgtttttagtcattgtgattcattgactattacctgtctatattatataacctatctatattataatactactgtattatatacttaaacttgttagtgtataaaagtaacatactgtaacattctgtgggtgctggtaggtggaggattaatggtgccactggactgttctgtgatggagcatcagtgaggatgcaggtcaggagtgctgaggggaccttttattttttaaagctgcattttcattctttatttttcttagtgctgcctttgcattgtttgatattttttttcttgtccctttaatttttttaatagacccagGTAACTGACTGATGGTTCACTGGAATGCTGACTTGCTGCTGGCTGACTGAGTAGTGTCACCTgtccctgtctctcctctctagccatgtcctctatttcttcactgtcactttcccttctctaagtgtcctcattcattttttccacaacctttgaaactgatagaggcagaatacatggaattgctaattttaaatattgaaaatatcacatcacttcaaaattagaaatattacttcaactagtacgagtttgtacttattatatatgtatccCCTGAAATAATATAGCTGTAATTAGCAGcgatttgctgtatgtttacaggtcTAGGGGTGCATCGTGGAGCAGGGGCACTCCTCTTTTTGACCACAAAGGTTGTCGGAATAGCACCTGGTCTCAGCCTACTCTTTAATTTTTTGGTCATGACAAATTGGTTTTCCTCAAATGTGCCTGCAGAGTGACTtgagtttagtttccacacacaactttttttttttgtctacccacatattaaatgcacagttataggtaacactgatgactccctgcaatgtctcagctccctgggtttaaataaatttaagtataattacctaacaattttttgttgttgttgtaatttttatttatatttagattgctgCTGCTGATCTGAtccaaccattattttctcctctccatgTCAGCGGGGAAGCCATACATTTGCACACCTTCCTCTGACCGAGTGGAGCatccccatgcagcacagcaaaccatggtggagactatgcaaggacaacatgaaagaaaggacacatacaaaatgcttggaatgctattaaatttagtaatgtattcatgaattgctgtaaatagttaattgcatttatttcaataaaaatataaagaaaaagtcatctcgtaatatataattacaatttaaaataactgttttctattttaaaatgtaatatactcatgtgatgccaagctgaattttcagcatcattacttttgaatggcagtgtacatgttTGTATACGAGTATGCCCGAATATATTGTGTGTATGAATAAGtagataattatattaatatatgtagctgtaagaattgtaaacaataagcttcattttacatttacttaaaatgctaattactgctgctaacagtatagtgcagtgcaagctgaaaatcaactgtcaccagcctgtctctgtactatctgaaagtcataaatatgacattatttaacatgagatcagtgaaaaaaataacaatatgtaacgtaaaaaggcaaccgcaacccgtgtttatacaacttaacgttagcctgaaatacgtttttaaaataacggtaagttaattgaacactaatcctcaaaaattacatgatttgatattttaaaaacaacatcgctataactacatattcatgctacatacatatgtcggtgtgttgtataaatatataaaataaatgcatttattgactccttaTTACCAGAAATCGCAGTTTTGTCACTATACTCTAACAGTTTGAATGGCCGCCAACGCACTTCCTGGAACTATCTGAAGTCTACATGAATCACGTGACAACCAAACATTTCAAACTtccgttgtcgcaactctctctctctatggctcTGGCGCTAGCGAAGTctagcagggttgccaggttttcacagcaAAACCCGCCCAATTTCTACTCAAAACTATCCCAATAGCTTTCCAGGGGCGATACCCTGGTAAATTTCGCGTTCCAGAgggtaaaatacaaatttttttggTGGGGTCCTCCCTGGTAAAACTAGCATTCCAGGGATAAATATCACGTCATTGGTGTCGCTTCTACCCTCGGACATTAAACACAGTCCCCGGCAACAGTGTAAAGGTTtccgcggacttggcaacactggtatcTCGGCCGCTTGGGGTAAACATTCCGTTTCTATGGCAACTGTGGAACTTCAACGAGACCAGCCGTTTGATTACGTCATAGAACAGGCTGCTTATAAGGAGCCGCTCGCTCGCAGAAGCTCTGAAGTTCAGTGATAATCCGAGCCGAGGCGAAGAGTCACCGAGCAAAGAATCTAAGCGAAGTCTACGAATACTGTGTACAGACTCCAGATGGTCTATATTCAGTGTTTAGGAAAACACACAGTTTATACACACTGTCTGTAGTCTCACTCACAGTGTGTATCAGATACAGTTTGACAACAATATCTAACAGCTACTAAATAGAGTACATCAGAAATCATGTCCACAGACTCCACACAAAAGAGAGATGTGCAGCTGAAGGCTGCTATCAGCAGCACCATCTCAGAGAATGGAAATGATCAGAGTGGCATGAATATTTCTCCTGCAACCAATGAGAAGACCAGATCAACAGGTGAATGTCAACAGACCATTTGAAATACATTACAGTGAGATGCAAACACAAATGTGGTAAATTTTGAAATTTGTGTATGTGTTctaaatgatatttaaatatttcaatcaTCCATTAATGCAACAAATATAATGTGTACCACAGAGCAAAAACTGCATGTTGGCTCTGTTAAATAAAGTCACCAATGTCAAACAGCACAACATTAGCACAGTCTTACAAGTTAGATAATTATTCATGTTTAATCTGTGGTAAGAGGTGTTTCTAATAGTTTGTTATTTGCTTTTTATCTTCTTTCTGAAAATACTGAAGTGAGGAAGAGCAACAAAACCTCTGCATTCTTCCGAAGAACATGGAAGGCTGTGAAAAAATCCTTTCAGAAAAACAGAGTGGATCCCTTTGGAGTCTCAGCACAGCCTGATCCAGAGCCATCGTGTGTCCCAGATCCTGAAGCAGAAGATAAAGTGGACCGGGTTGATGAAGAGCAATTGTGTGCTGAAGGCCCAAGTGGTGCTAAACTTCAAGTGACAGCAGAAACTCCCAAAACTCAAGTGACAACAGAGTCCACACAAAAGAGAGATGTGCAGCTGAAGGCTGATATCAGCAGGACCATCTCAGAGAATGGAAATGATCAGCGTGGCATGAATAATGAGAAGACCAAATCAAAAGGTGAATGTCAACAGACCATTTGAAATACATTACAGTGAGATGCAAACACAAATGTGGTAAAAGTTGAAATATGTagcatatatatgtattttttatgtgtttaaatgatacataaatattaaagtcATCCATTAACACAACAAATATAATGTGTACCACAGAGCAAAAACTGCATGTTGGCTCAATGGCTTAAATAAAGCCACCAATGTCAAACAGCACAGCATTACCACAGTCTTACAAGTTAGATAATTATTCATGTTTAAGCTGTGGTTAGAGGTGTTTCTAATAGTTTGTTATTTGCTTTTCTTctttcatctgaaaaaaaagTGATGAAGAGCAACAAAATCTGTGCATTCTTACAAATAAGATGGAAGGCTGTGAAAAAATCCTTCCAGAAAAGCAGAGTGGAGCCTATTGAGATCCCAGCACAGCCTGATCCAGAGCCATCGTGTGTCCCAGATCCTGAAGCAGAAGCTGAAGTAGATCTGGTTGATGCACATCAGTTGTGTGTCGCAGGTCTAAATGGTCCTGAACCTCAAGTGAAAACAGAAACTCAAGTGACAACAGAGTTGTCAATGTTACATAATG
This window harbors:
- the LOC132098424 gene encoding uncharacterized protein LOC132098424 isoform X1, whose protein sequence is MPSDDDGKRQWLAALNLKCPPRNVHVCSFHFVDRQPTTENPYPELWLGYDRPLSKKRRRRTWSDEGAGVNPEQHVMDEMRPVEESLASVPSPKQTDVDDSSCTSKTFTSVGTQWEDHIFEEHCYIKRQHSITYVNQSTQCDTFKPLTLMNDYDSNLYTGLPLHTFHTLVAVLRPHENLAYQTEIEQQILLTLMKLKLNLLIEDLAIRFHISVSQVSKIISFWIDTMAAVLKELIPWLPKETIRATTPEAYKQHYPNVTCILDCSESEVQRPGNLDSRSESYSHYYACNTIKYLVAIAPCGLVMFISAAYGGRCSDKFITCDSGILEYLHPGDEVMVDRGFLIRDLLFERKVNMIIPHFANKMQLTEEKVTCSRRIANVRIHVERAIRRLKVYKVLSQTLPITLMPKIDKILRICAALVNLRGDLIREADN
- the LOC132098424 gene encoding uncharacterized protein LOC132098424 isoform X2, with amino-acid sequence MDEMRPVEESLASVPSPKQTDVDDSSCTSKTFTSVGTQWEDHIFEEHCYIKRQHSITYVNQSTQCDTFKPLTLMNDYDSNLYTGLPLHTFHTLVAVLRPHENLAYQTEIEQQILLTLMKLKLNLLIEDLAIRFHISVSQVSKIISFWIDTMAAVLKELIPWLPKETIRATTPEAYKQHYPNVTCILDCSESEVQRPGNLDSRSESYSHYYACNTIKYLVAIAPCGLVMFISAAYGGRCSDKFITCDSGILEYLHPGDEVMVDRGFLIRDLLFERKVNMIIPHFANKMQLTEEKVTCSRRIANVRIHVERAIRRLKVYKVLSQTLPITLMPKIDKILRICAALVNLRGDLIREADN